The following coding sequences lie in one Cannabis sativa cultivar Pink pepper isolate KNU-18-1 chromosome 5, ASM2916894v1, whole genome shotgun sequence genomic window:
- the LOC115717311 gene encoding S-type anion channel SLAH2 codes for MEPNNNNNKNVVEEFTDQKSPETPSLIKYISSNQVSGFDNTTYKPSRLSNVQYPQQEQLNYLQSKEIEIPIVEIPSPELEPNQTHKRIHSVSISMPPSPIQAHVNSTKKVLFDEVTDSNGAAKSASCELPKPAKFHSQPMDIKTAPMLPVNPSARTIDRRFDSFKTWSGKLERQITNLRGKPQRESQPDDVVLKSSEIDNLPVDRYFDALEGPELETLRASEEILLPDDKRWPFLLRFPISSFGICLGVTSQAILWKTLASSSSTKFLHISLMINLILWCISVSLVILVFFFYSLKCLLYFEAVRREYYHPIRVNFFFAPWISLLFLAIGVPPSLTKYLHPALWYILMTPFFCLELKIYGQWMSGGQRRLSKVANPSNHLSVVGNFVGALLGASMGLVEGPIFFFAIGMAHYMVLFVTLYQRLPTNETLPKELHPVFFLFVAAPSVASMAWAKLQGSFDYGSRIAYFIALFLYFSLAVRVNFFRGFKFSLAWWAYTFPMTGAAIAAIKYSNEVTNVVTQSLAVILSLASTLTVSALLVSTILHAFVFRDLFPNDLAIAISDRKPKHKKWFPLIKNLSSDYSKDIDNFLKFTDSEAKDLEASENVQRSDGEQP; via the exons atggaacccaacaacaacaacaacaagaatGTTGTGGAGGAATTTACAGATCAAAAAAGCCCTGAAACTCCATCACTCATCAAATACATTTCATCAAACCAAGTCTCTGGCTTTGATAACACTACGTATAAGCCAAGCCGGTTAAGCAATGTTCAATATCCACAACAAGAACAGCTTAATTATCTGCAATCTAAA GAGATTGAAATTCCTATTGTTGAAATCCCAAGTCCTGAATTAGAGCCAAATCAAACTCATAAAAGGATTCACTCTGTTTCAATAAGCATGCCACCATCTCCTATTCAAGCTCATGTGAACAGCACCAAGAAGGTTCTCTTTGATGAAGTGACTGATTCAAATGGTGCAGCCAAGAGTGCCAGCTGCGAGTTGCCTAAACCAGCTAAGTTTCATTCCCAGCCAATGGACATAAAAACCGCGCCTATGCTGCCGGTTAACCCGAGTGCTAGAACAATTGATAGGAGGTTTGATTCTTTCAAAACATGGTCTGGAAAACTGGAGAGGCAGATCACAAACCTGCGTGGAAAGCCTCAAAGAGAAAGCCAGCCAGATGATGTTGTGTTGAAGAGTTCTGAGATTGATAATTTGCCAGTTGACCGATATTTCGATGCATTGGAAGGGCCAGAACTTGAGACTCTTAGG GCTTCAGAGGAAATACTACTTCCTGATGACAAGAGATGGCCATTTCTTCTAAGGTTTCCCATCTCTTCATTTGGTATATGCCTTGGTGTGACTAGCCAAGCCATTTTGTGGAAAACTTTGGCCAGTTCTTCCTCCACAAAATTTCTCCATATAAGCCTAATGATCAACCTTATTCTGTGGTGCATTTCTGTGTCTCTTGTCATTTtagtcttcttcttctattcCTTGAAATGTCTACTCTACTTCGAAGCAGTTCGTCGCGAATACTATCATCCTATTCGTGTAAACTTCTTCTTTGCACCATGGATTTCACTCTTGTTCTTAGCTATTGGAGTTCCACCTTCACTTACTAAGTACCTTCATCCTGCTCTTTGGTACATTTTGATGACTCCATTCTTCTGTCTTGAGCTTAAGATTTATGGACAGTGGATGTCAGGAGGCCAAAGAAGACTCTCCAAAGTGGCTAATCCTTCAAACCATCTCTCAGTTGTTGGAAACTTTGTTGGGGCTTTATTAGGTGCCTCAATGGGACTAGTTGAAGGTCCTATCTTCTTTTTCGCCATTGGAATGGCTCACTACATGGTTCTTTTTGTAACACTATACCAGAGACTTCCAACAAATGAAACTCTCCCAAAGGAACTGCATCCagtcttctttctttttgttgcaGCACCTAGTGTAGCTTCCATGGCTTGGGCAAAGCTCCAAGGCTCCTTTGATTATGGTTCGCGAATAGCTTACTTCATCGCCTTGTTCCTCTACTTCTCACTG GCTGTTCGGGTCAATTTCTTTAGAGGATTCAA ATTTTCATTGGCATGGTGGGCATATACATTCCCAATGACTGGAGCTGCCATTGCAGCgatcaaatattcaaatgaaGTCACTAATGTTGTAACTCAATCTCTGGCAGTCATTCTTTCATTGGCTTCAACTCTCACAGTCTCAGCTCTTCTTGTTTCCACAATTTTGCATGCTTTTGTGTTCAGAGACCTCTTTCCTAATGATCTTGCCATTGCCATTAGTGACAGAAAGCCTAAACATAAGAAGTGGTTCCCTTTAATAAAGAACTTGAGCTCAGATTACTCAAAAGACATTGACAACTTCTTGAAGTTTACAGACTCTGAAGCAAAAGACTTGGAAGCTTCTGAGAATGTTCAGAGGTCTGATGGTGAACAACCTTAG
- the LOC133038124 gene encoding uncharacterized protein LOC133038124 produces the protein MAIDKTWVTMRNRKDPAYWEGLQVFMELASKHKDCDGRIFCPCVKCKNTRLHPLNTVEAHIFTKGFESSYERWIYHGEPDEPVEANINVDADEMAGVIEDFFPPIDDDERAGDDEMQRGQYYDDMFEEIEAQLYPGCDWISSLNFIAKLMHLKNLGKIPNYIFDELLKLLKFAFPKENKIPATHYEAKKKLGKLGLGYKSIHVCVNNCCLFHNEHASKDFCPACGTSRWINEETSRKKVAHKVMRYFSLTPRLKRLYSSRHTSKEMVWHRTGRVRENGVMRHPVDSAAWKDFDSRHPDFARDPRNVRLGLAADGFNPFGNMSLSYSMWPVVLVNYNLPPWMCMKDNNFMLSLLIPRPKSPGKDMDVFLRPLVDELNALWTQGVETRDATTNSMFNMRATLLWTINDFPACSSLSGWSGQGYKACPTCNEDTTSI, from the coding sequence ATGGCAATCGATAAGACTTGGGTGACCATGAGAAATCGTAAGGATCCAGCTTACTGGGAAGGTCTCCAAGTCTTTATGGAACTTGCGTCTAAACACAAGGATTGTGACGGAAGAATTTTCTGTCCTTGTGTTAAATGCAAGAATACTAGATTGCATCCTTTGAATACTGTGGAGGCACACATCTTTACAAAGGGTTTCGAGAGCAGCTATGAGAGGTGGATTTACCATGGGGAGCCAGATGAACCTGTCGAGGCTAACATCAATGTCGATGCGGATGAGATGGCTGGTGTCATTGAAGATTTCTTCCCTCCTATAGATGACGACGAAAGAGCTGGTGATGATGAAATGCAGAGGGGTCAGTATTATGATGACATGTTTGAGGAGATTGAGGCACAGTTGTATCCTGGTTGCGATTGGATATCCTCCCTCAACTTTATAGCAAAGTTGATGCACTTGAAAAATTTGGGAAAAATACCAAATTATATCTTTGATGAATTGTTGAAGTTGTTGAAGTTTGCATTTCCGAAGGAGAATAAAATTCCTGCAACACACTATGAGGCGAAGAAGAAATTAGGAAAATTAGGATTAGGGTACAAATCAATCCACGTGTGCGTGAACAATTGTTGTTTGTTTCACAATGAGCATGCCTCGAAAGATTTTTGCCCGGCGTGCGGGACCAGTAGATGGATTAATGAGGAGACAAGCAGAAAAAAAGTAGCGCATAAAGTGATGCGCTACTTTTCGCTGACTCCTCGATTGAAAAGATTATACAGTTCAAGACATACATCCAAAGAGATGGTATGGCATCGTACTGGTCGTGTGAGAGAAAATGGTGTTATGCGTCATCCTGTTGATTCTGCCGCGTGGAAAGACTTTGACTCCAGACATCCTGATTTTGCAAGAGATCCTCGGAATGTTCGCCTAGGCTTAGCTGCTGATGGATTTAATCCTTTTGGCAACATGAGCCTCTCGTATAGTATGTGGCCTGTAGTGTTGGTGAATTACAATTTGCCACCTTGGATGTGTATGAAGGATAACAATTTCATGTTGAGTCTCCTTATTCCCAGACCGAAGTCACCTGGTAAGGACATGGATGTCTTTTTAAGGCCATTGGTGGACGAGCTGAACGCATTGTGGACTCAGGGTGTTGAAACAAGAGATGCTACAACCAACTCAATGTTCAACATGCGCGCAACTCTTCTTTGGACAATTAATGATTTTCCTGCCTGTAGTAGCTTGTCCGGATGGAGTGGACAGGGATATAAAGCCTGTCCTACATGCAACGAGGATACTACTTCTATTTGA
- the LOC133038538 gene encoding uncharacterized protein LOC133038538, which translates to MLSPQGRGAREDDLFTEEKMALIPNSLKWMIHEFLRLKDKRDIITIPVPRGFIAPRTHITLSGEDLQQVATCDYIGNQGMLFGMMHIWESINGLRKFFKFYDPELLIVHGINDEEKSQSFDDAARRLANWLSLMNNNHQMFFIPWNIGMHWTLVVVTPRKIIHLNPLSGRPIPEVIEQMIER; encoded by the exons atgctttctccacaaggccgtggtgcacgggaagatgacttgttcacggaagagaagatggcgttgatccctaattcgctaaaatggatgattcatgaattcctgaggctcaaagataaacgtgatataatcacaattcctgtcccccgaggattcattgcaccgcgtacccatatcacgttatctggagaggatttgcagcaggttgctacgtgtgactacatcggcaaccagggaatgctgtttggaatgat gcacatatgggagagcatcaacggtctgagaaaatttttcaagttttacgacccagagcttctcatagtgcatgggatcaacgatgaagaaaagagtcagtcttttgacgatgcggcaagacgattggctaattggttatcattaatgaacaacaaccaccaaatgttctttattccttggaatatcgg gatgcattggacgctagtggtggttacgccaaggaaaattatccatttaaaccctttaagtggccgcccaattcccgaagtaatagaacaaatgatcgaaaggtaa
- the LOC133038539 gene encoding uncharacterized protein LOC133038539 yields MANSESGSHSGAENECPTTIPTRGPTQMNEISKLMDQGKRAALEVNDKGQYCGKSYAKLVSTLGVKCRQTIGLAYKNWKEVNPTLKNKVWKDIQTGFIVPDSFKHDCLILAGKLMKDFKNRMTKDIIMPALKENDLGRLAQVPEKDPEIDAADWCKFVESRLTPEFLVR; encoded by the exons atgGCGAACTCGGAATCAGGATCTCATTCGGGCGCAGAAAATGAGTGTCCAACcacaatacctacacgagggccgacgcaaatgaatgaaatatccaaactcatggatcagggcaaaagagcggccctcgaggttaatgacaaaggtcaatactgtggaaaaagctatgcgaagctcgtatccactctaGGAGTCAAATGTCGGCAGACAATAGGGTTGGCCTATAAAaactggaaagaagtcaacccgactctgaaaaataaagtttggaaagacatACAG acggggttcattgtgccggactccttcaaacatgattgtctcatcctagctgggaagttaatgaaagacttcaagaataggatgacaaaagacatcataatgcccgcgttgaaagagaatgatctgggacgactggcacaagtccctgaaaaagaccccgagatcgacgctgctgattggtgcaaatttgttgaaagtcgactaactcctgaatttttggtacgctaa